The stretch of DNA GGCGGTGCTGCTGATCATCCTGCCGCTGGTGTCCCTGGCAGGGACGCGCATGCTCAAGCCCAGGTTCCGGGTCTACCGGGAGTTCATTCCGTCCGCGGTCGAAACGTCTGCGACGGCGACGGTCCGGCTCGCCGTCGCCCGGACCGGCACCGGTTCCGGCCAGGCGGTCATGGAAGAGCAGCTTCCGGCCAGGTTCGGGGAATCCCCCGCCTTCCGGTTCCCTTCCCGGTCGGCCGCGGAAGGGACGAGCCGCTACGAGTACCGGCTGCGGTCCCTGCAGCGCGGCCAGTTCCGGGTCGGGCCGGTGACGGCCGAATTCGGCGATCCCTTCGGGCTGTCCGTGCACCGCCATGCGATCGACGGCGGAGACATCCTGACCGTGACGCCCGCCGCCGTCGAACTCCCCGCGACCGGCCTCGCCGGCGCCCGGGGCAACGACGGCGCCACGGCCACGCGGATCCGCGCCAACCCCAGCGACGACGACGTCATGACCCGCGAGTACCGTCATGGCGACCCGATGCGCCGCGTGCACTGGGCCGCAACCGCACGCCACGGCGCCCTCATGGTCCGCCAGGAGGAGTCGGTCACCACGCCGGAAGCGACCATCATCCTGGACCAGCGTCTCGCCGCCTTTTCCCAGGGCGGGCATCACCCCGGTGGCGGCCCGGCCTCCGGGGGGTCCACGGACGCGGACGGCCATGAGCTGGTCACCAGCGGCACCTTCGAGTGGGCCGTGACGGCTGCAATCTCCATCGGAACACATCTCTCGGAGCGCAACTACGCCCTGCGGTTCCTCGACACCGCAGGCGATCCCGCGTTCCTGCATTCGCCGTCCGCCCCCGACCCCGGGGCGGAGGAGTTCGGCGGCGCGTCCGGGCTGCAGACCGTGGCCGAGAGCCTGGCCGCCATCCAGCTCACCGGCCCCCAGCACGCCCGCACGGGCGGGAAGGACCCGTTCCGGCGGGGAACCGCCGCCGCGGCGGAAGCCGGCCCGCAATCGTTTGACGACGGGCTCATGGACAAGCTCTCCGCCCACCGGCTGCGGGGCCCGGTTCTCGCCATCCTGGGAAGGCTGTCCCTGCCGGAGGCCCGGAGGCTGTCCCCGGCCGCCGGGTTCGGAGCGAATGCCTTTGCCCTCCTGGTCACGGACCGGGCCGGGGATTCCGGCGACGTTCTCGAAGCGCTGCGGCTCGGCGGGTGGCGGGCGGTGGCCGTCTCCGAGTCGACGCCGCTGCCGGCAGCATGGCAGGCATTCGACCAGGACCGGGCCGGGAAGTCCCCGGCCGCCGCCGGGGTCCCCCGCCGGGCAGGGGGCCAGCTATGACCCTGGCACCGCAGCGCACCCCCGGCACGGGCGAGGCTGCGGCCCACACCCCCGGTGCCCCTTCCCTGCTTCAGGGTGCCGGGGTGCAGCCATGGGCGATGGGCCTGGCGGTCGCCGTCGCCGTCGCCGGTCCGGCCCTCAGCCTCAACGGAGTGCTGCGGGGCTGGGCGTGGTACTCCCCCGTTTTCACCACGGTCGTTGCCGTCGCCTTTGCTATGGCGGTATTCCGGGCGCTGAGGCTTCACGCCCTGCTGGTGGCTTCCGGCGGCTTTGCCGCGCTCGTCCTGGTCCTGACCTTCACCTTCTTCCGGCAGCGCAGCATCGCCGGATTCATTCCGTCGCCGGACACCATGGACCAGCTGGGGATGTTTCTGCGCCGGGCCAGCGAAACGGTGCTGGCCGAAAGCTCCCCCGTCGCACCCAACGCCGGAATCGTCATGCTGATTTGCGCCGTCCTGGGGCTGATGGTGATCCTGGTGGACGCCCTTGCCTTCCCCTTGGCCATGCCTGCCACCAGCGGGTTCGGCATCCTGGCCATCCTGGTGGTGCCCGCAGTGGTCAAACCGCAAAGCGTCGGGGCGCTGGGCTTCGCAGCCGCCGCCGTCGGCTATCTGCTGATTCTGGGATGCAGCCGGCGGTTCGCTCCGGATCCCCGGACCCGGGCCGGCACCGCACCGGATCCCGGGCAGTTCAAGCGTGCCGTCCTCACCGGTGCGGTGGCGCTGACCGGCACGCTGCTGCTGCAGCTGGTCATTCCCGGCTTCGACCAGGGCACCTTTCCCCAAGGCTCGCGGCTGAACCCCTTTGGCCCGGCCACAGGCCTCAACCCCATGATCAGTCTCGGCACCAGCCTGCGCAGTCCCTCCGGCGACGGCAGGATCACCTATGCCACGAACGCGCCGGCCGCACCCTACCTGCGGTCCGTGACCGTGGACAGCTTCGAGGGTGACGCCTGGGCGCCGGACGACCGCCAGGCCACCCGGCGGCTCGGAACGGGAAGGATGGACGCCGGACTGGAGCCGTCCACGGCGGAGCTGCGGGTTGTTACGGCCATCAATACGGGCCAGTTCACGAGCCCCTACCTCCCGGCGCCTTATGCCCCCGAGGCAGTCAACGGCCTCACCGGCCGGTGGAGCTGGGACCCGGCCACCCTCAGCATCAAGGGTGTCGACACGAATTCCCGCGAGCAGCAGTACGTGGTCCTCTCCGTCACTCCGCAGCTCACGCCGGAGCTGTTGGCGCAGTCGACGGCACCGGCGCAGGGCGTTGCGGACCAGTTCACCCGCCAGCCGAATAACGTTCCGGAGATCGTGCGGAAGACAGCGGATTCCGTGACGGCCGGAAAGGGCACGCCGTATGCCAAGGCGATGGCGATCCAGCAGTACCTGCGCTCGCCCGGGTTCAGCTATTCCCTGCAGTCCCCGGTGCAGGGTGGCTACGACGGCAACGGCTTGTCCGTGCTGGCGGACTTCCTCACCCAGAAGAGCGGATACTGCATCCATTTCGCCTCCGCCATGGC from Arthrobacter sp. PAMC25564 encodes:
- a CDS encoding DUF58 domain-containing protein produces the protein MSVMDRFPGHIFSRRGWGLLGAGAVSLLAAQMMGRRDLLALAVLLIILPLVSLAGTRMLKPRFRVYREFIPSAVETSATATVRLAVARTGTGSGQAVMEEQLPARFGESPAFRFPSRSAAEGTSRYEYRLRSLQRGQFRVGPVTAEFGDPFGLSVHRHAIDGGDILTVTPAAVELPATGLAGARGNDGATATRIRANPSDDDVMTREYRHGDPMRRVHWAATARHGALMVRQEESVTTPEATIILDQRLAAFSQGGHHPGGGPASGGSTDADGHELVTSGTFEWAVTAAISIGTHLSERNYALRFLDTAGDPAFLHSPSAPDPGAEEFGGASGLQTVAESLAAIQLTGPQHARTGGKDPFRRGTAAAAEAGPQSFDDGLMDKLSAHRLRGPVLAILGRLSLPEARRLSPAAGFGANAFALLVTDRAGDSGDVLEALRLGGWRAVAVSESTPLPAAWQAFDQDRAGKSPAAAGVPRRAGGQL
- a CDS encoding DUF3488 and transglutaminase-like domain-containing protein, with the protein product MTLAPQRTPGTGEAAAHTPGAPSLLQGAGVQPWAMGLAVAVAVAGPALSLNGVLRGWAWYSPVFTTVVAVAFAMAVFRALRLHALLVASGGFAALVLVLTFTFFRQRSIAGFIPSPDTMDQLGMFLRRASETVLAESSPVAPNAGIVMLICAVLGLMVILVDALAFPLAMPATSGFGILAILVVPAVVKPQSVGALGFAAAAVGYLLILGCSRRFAPDPRTRAGTAPDPGQFKRAVLTGAVALTGTLLLQLVIPGFDQGTFPQGSRLNPFGPATGLNPMISLGTSLRSPSGDGRITYATNAPAAPYLRSVTVDSFEGDAWAPDDRQATRRLGTGRMDAGLEPSTAELRVVTAINTGQFTSPYLPAPYAPEAVNGLTGRWSWDPATLSIKGVDTNSREQQYVVLSVTPQLTPELLAQSTAPAQGVADQFTRQPNNVPEIVRKTADSVTAGKGTPYAKAMAIQQYLRSPGFSYSLQSPVQGGYDGNGLSVLADFLTQKSGYCIHFASAMAVMARLEGIPSRIAVGYAPGRPTGGTVSIAGQGALPEFEVDARDAHAWPELYFQGAGWVAFEPTPSRGVVPAYAAEPSTPGGASTNENSDGLTPRDRATPVPAPGTVPVPIPGAPAAAGNPVVPVLSGAVALLLLALLAASPRLARGTIRRRRLTGAAGGAPVARAALPAWAELRDLGTDYGVSSRTSETPRHFSARLLSSGALGEPASIDAAVNRAVAALTGDFERQEYGRPAGAPVPDGGTDDDGSSATRIALVQAALRANAKPLVRFRADWLPPSVLAAWRRSAASAIHAVSGTVKRIRRGAADAWLRIHDAVRRLRRG